CGGCCGCGGCGGCCAGCCCCAGCTCCTTGCAACGGGTGGCAGGAGAAGAGGCCGAGGAGGCAGCGGCTGCGGCGGCCGACGACAGCAGGAAGCGGCGGGCAGCGGCGGCACAGTCCTCGGCCGCCAGGGCCGCGTAGCGCGgctctaggtgctgcaagggggAGGCGGCGTAGGCCGTGTCCCGCGGCAGCGGCGGCGACAGCGGCGGCTCCTCCTCTGGGCCGGCGGGGGCGGGCCCGCCGGGGCTGTGCACGATGAAGCAGAGCATGCAGGGCCCGCGGAAGAAGCAGTCCCGGTTGCGGGCCGCCGCCGCGGGCTGTGGGGACGACTTGGTCGGCGTCCGGCCCGGCAGTCGGATGAGAGGGCGCCGGCGGCGACACCAGCTGCAGCAACGAGGCTTCTTCTGGCTCGCACGGTTCCGAGGCTCCTTCGAAAGAAGGTGGCCCATAAAGACGGCCCTAGGAAGGGGAACAGAAATGAGTGGGACGGAGGCCTGAGAGGCAGGCTCCCGTGGCCGGGCAGGCCGCTAGCTGACTGGGCCTCTGGCCGCAGCGAGCTGCTCGGCGCTGCGCACCTGGCACCCTCGACGACCCGGGTGGGCGTCAGCCGCGGGGTACCCAGGCGGCCAGAAACGGGCTACATACTTTGGGCCCGGAAGCCTGGAGAAAGATGGGCCCGAGCTGTGGGGACTCGAGGGAGGAAGCGAGTCGGGTCGCTAGGCCGCTCGGTTCGGTCAGTCAGCGCGGTGGTAGGGGCAATGGCAGTCCTGCTCAGACCACTTTATCTGCAGCTCCGCCAACGGCGCGTGTGCCTGCGACACAACAGGAGCCGCAGGAGCACACCACCCACTCCAAGAGGGGGCGGAGCCGGCCTTGGGGGCGCGCCGGAGGGGgggtgaaggagggagggggtgcgggggaggaggggggtggagagatggctcacctggTTGGGTTGCCAGCCTGACAAAAGGCTAGCTACTCGCGCCCAGCCCCCCTGCTCAGAGGTTACTTGGGGGCCTGAAGCCCATTCCTCTCTTCTGAGGTGGGccttttttcctcattttttaaaatgttggcaCTTGGAGCTATATTTTTGCCTCCAAGGACTACTTCCACAGTGTATCACAGAGGtttcatgtggggtttttttctctAGTTCCCCGGAAATGCtgtttcttttttgatttcttctttgacccattCCTCATTCAATGATGTATTGTTTAATCTCCCTGAATTTGTGTATTTACTGGAGGTTTGTCTGCTGTCAGTTTTAGGTTTTGGTGCATCGTGATCAGATGGGATGCTTAGGGTCATTTTAATCTTCCTGAAATTCTAGATTTGTTTTGTATCCCAGGATGTGGTCTGTTTTGGAGACCTGTCCTTGTGCTGCTGAGTAGAATGTATGCCCTTTGGTGTTTGTGTGGATTATTCTGTAGGTATTGCTTAAATCCATTTGATGGATGATACCACCAGATTCTCGTGATTCTCTGTCTACTGTCTGTGCAGATAACCTGTCTATTGGAGAAAGTGgagcattgaactcacagagaattaACAGGTTGGTGGTAGTCTGTGTCTTTAGGTCCACTGATAAGGACATTTTTAAATGGAATTGGGTGTGCCAGTGTTTGGTGCATATATGTTTAGGGTAGTAATGTCTTGCTTAATTGTCCTCTTGGTTAGAAttaagtgtccttctttatctcttctcATTAACTTTACATTGAAGTCTATTTTGACATATATTACAACAGAAATGCCAGTTGTTCCCTTGTCCCCTGTCTCATTTGCCTAGAAGACCTTTGTCCATCGTGTTACTCTAAGGCAGAGGCTAGGCTAGTGTCTATCTTTAAAACTTAAGATGCCTTTCTTATAGGCAACAGGTAGATGGATTTTGTTTCTTGATCCATTAAGCCAGTATGCTGTTTAACTGGAGAactgaggccattgatatttaaAGTTAATATTTAAAAGTCTATGCAGACTGTAGCCATTATGTTGTTGATTTTTGGTGATATTATGTTCTTGGTACTTTGTGCTTTTGTGATGCTGGCTTTGTATTTCTGTCAACAATCTCTTAACTACGCGCATTTCTTTTGGCCGCCTGAAATACAACTTCCTGTGCTTTCTTTAGGTCTTGTTTATGAGATACAAAATTTTTAGGCTGTTTATAGCAtgggaaatttttctttctttcagctgTGGCAGATAGTTTTACTGGGTAAATTAGCAATGTACTGCATTGTTCCAAGATCTTCCGGCTTTCTACGTTTTCACTGAGAAATTTTTGTTATTCTAATAGGTTTTCCTTTGCTGTGACTTGCAACCTTTCTTTTGCAACATTCAAtacactttctttgttctgtatacttAGTGTTTTAACTGTCTTGTGCTGTAtttctggtctggtctggtttaTTTGgcattctgtgggcttcttgtatttGTATGGGTATGTCTTTTCTTAGTTTGGGGACTTGTTCTATGATGCAGATGTGATTGAAAGAGGGGGGGGCACATTCCAGACGCAGCAAGCAGAACTGAAAAGATTTGGCCActtggttctggctttagagtcaaggatacaaaAAAGGAGTTATGGACTCTCCCTCTCTAACTAAGGGAAGCCACTGAGGCAAGGCTTGTCTTaggggtgtccctgcatggaAGCCCAGATGAGCCATTGCTTGCCTCTATGAAGGTAAAGCTTAGAGTGTGTGGAGACCCC
The window above is part of the Rattus norvegicus strain BN/NHsdMcwi chromosome X, GRCr8, whole genome shotgun sequence genome. Proteins encoded here:
- the B630019K06Rikl gene encoding uncharacterized protein LOC102552805, whose product is MGPSCGDSREEASRVARPLGSVSQRGGRGNGSPAQTTLSAAPPTARVPATQQEPQEHTTHSKRGRSRPWGRAGGGVKEGGGAGEEGGGEMAHLVGLPA